A single window of Toxoplasma gondii ME49 chromosome Ib, whole genome shotgun sequence DNA harbors:
- a CDS encoding beta-hydroxyacyl-acyl carrier protein dehydratase (FABZ) (encoded by transcript TGME49_321570~Signal peptide predicted by SignalP 2.0 HMM (probability 0.998) with cleavage site probability 0.899 at residue 21), producing the protein MENLILFVAVCVLSLICRSEAFTVGPGSRFCAGQSGLAGSVLPGCSAHAGRGISTSRLDPPSVTSLSSAWRGAKEISGLTESTANPVFDVEKIREILPHRFPFLLVDKVLEFEPGKRAVGVKQISANEDQFNGHFPHRAILPGVLQVEALAQLAGIVALQPPISNGQGNFFFAGVDGVKWKKPVVPGDTLVMEVELTAWKEKFGIAKATGKAFVDGKPAIEVGEMTFALVR; encoded by the exons ATGGAGAACCTTATTCTTTTCGTAGCAGTTTGTGTTTTGTCTCTCATCTGTCGATCTGAAGCATTTACTGTCGGTCCAGGTTCCAGGTTCTGCGCCGGACAATCTGGGCTTGCCGGATCTGTCTTACCAGGCTGTTCAGCGCACGCTGGACGAGGAATCTCCACCTCACGGCTTGACCCGCCGTCAGTCACCTCGCTTTCCTCGGCGTGGCGTGGTGCGAAAGAAATCTCTGGACTAACGGAAAGCACAGCTAACCCCGTGTTTGATGTCGAAAAAATCCGCGAGATTCTGCCGCACCGGTTCCCCTTCTTGCTCGTGGACAAAGTCCTCGAGTTCGAGCCGGGAAAGCGTGCGGTTGGTGTCAAGCAAATATCGGCAAACGAAGACCAGTTCAACGGTCACTTTCCACACCGAGCAATATTGCCAGGCGTCCTGCAGGTGGAAGCTTTAGCACAGCTTGCGGGCATCGTCGCTTTGCAGCCTCCAATTAGCAACGGCCAAGGgaatttcttcttcgcaggtGTAGACGGTGTGAAATGGAAGAAACCCGTCGTACCAG GCGACACTTTGGTCATGGAGGTCGAGTTGACTGCATGGAAAGAGAAGTTTGGCATCGCAAAAGCTACTGGAAAGGCGTTCGTGGACGGAAAGCCAGCTATAGAAGTTGGCGAGATGACATTTGCACTCGTACGATGA